A stretch of Mucilaginibacter terrae DNA encodes these proteins:
- a CDS encoding DMT family transporter, which produces MFKKMLPGLMFAILWSTGAIGAKFGIRSADGLMLAAIRFICTGLLFAPFFLIHPKHRFLPRRNEWKPIIIYGFLNSTATLGSFFAAQKFASAGISMLFTAVTPLLIALLSSLFLKRKLTRFEVGGMFISFAGLILASLAALPTASIKPLGILLLVIYVVAYALSSIYLSRTHMSLSRMVFNVWQVFAGGIMLLPFCFLFNTNHVRAVDANLLLSLAWLIIVLSFVANMIWMYLVKHDPVTAASWLYLVPVFGYLFGYLLLGESITLYSVAGTAMVIVGLVISKRKAKNAVTENA; this is translated from the coding sequence ATGTTTAAGAAGATGCTGCCCGGGTTAATGTTTGCCATACTGTGGTCAACCGGGGCAATCGGAGCTAAGTTTGGCATCCGTTCGGCCGATGGGTTGATGCTGGCCGCCATACGTTTTATTTGCACAGGCTTGTTGTTTGCCCCTTTCTTTTTAATTCATCCCAAACACCGTTTTTTACCCCGCCGCAATGAGTGGAAACCCATTATTATTTACGGCTTTCTGAATAGTACGGCTACTTTGGGTAGTTTTTTTGCTGCGCAGAAATTTGCATCGGCAGGGATCAGCATGTTGTTTACCGCAGTTACGCCATTGCTCATCGCCCTGTTATCGTCGTTATTTTTAAAAAGAAAGCTTACCCGTTTTGAGGTTGGCGGTATGTTCATATCCTTTGCCGGGTTAATACTGGCCTCATTAGCCGCATTACCTACTGCATCCATTAAACCTTTAGGTATTTTATTATTAGTTATTTACGTGGTAGCCTACGCATTGAGTAGCATTTACCTGTCGCGCACGCACATGTCGTTATCGCGCATGGTGTTTAATGTTTGGCAGGTATTTGCGGGCGGCATTATGCTGCTGCCTTTTTGCTTTTTATTTAACACTAACCATGTACGCGCGGTTGATGCCAACCTGCTGCTGAGTTTAGCATGGCTTATCATTGTGCTGTCCTTCGTTGCCAATATGATATGGATGTACCTTGTAAAGCATGACCCGGTAACGGCAGCCTCATGGTTGTACCTGGTGCCGGTTTTTGGGTATCTGTTCGGCTACCTTTTACTGGGCGAAAGCATCACGCTTTACTCGGTAGCGGGCACAGCAATGGTTATTGTGGGTTTGGTGATATCTAAGCGGAAGGCAAAAAATGCAGTTACGGAAAATGCCTGA
- the ilvD gene encoding dihydroxy-acid dehydratase, whose product MSFNTDTTEAVELNKYSKTFTQDPTQPAAQAMLYGIGLTDEDMKKAQVGVASMGYDGNTCNMHLNDLAKIVKEGIWNEDLVGLIFHTIGVSDGMGNGTPGMRYSLISRDVIADSIEAVTGAQYYDGLITLPGCDKNMPGSIIAMGRLNRPSIMVYGGTIHPGHWKGEDLNIVSAFEALGKKIAGTISPEDYIGVIKNACPSAGACGGVYTANTMAAAIEALGMSLPYSSSNPALSDEKKAECLAAGKAIKILLEKDIKPSDIMTRKAFENAMVIIMVLGGSTNAVLHMIAMAKSVDVKVTQDDFQSISDRIPVLADMKPSGKYMMTDLHNVGGVPAVMKYCLSQGWLHGDCLTVTGKTVAENLADVPELDFDTQKIIWPVEAPVKTTGHLQILYGNLAEGGSVAKISGKEGEKFEGPARVFDGEFDLIDGIQTGRVKAGDVVVIRNVGPIGAPGMPEMLKPTSAIFGAGLGASVALITDGRFSGGTHGFVVGHITPESYRGGTIALVKDEDRIEIDATKNSINLMISEEELAARKAAWQQPPLRVTKGLLYRYAKTVSTAAEGCVTDEIA is encoded by the coding sequence ATGAGCTTTAATACCGACACTACCGAGGCTGTAGAATTAAACAAATACAGCAAAACCTTTACCCAAGACCCTACCCAGCCTGCGGCACAGGCCATGCTTTACGGCATTGGTTTAACCGATGAGGACATGAAAAAGGCTCAGGTGGGAGTTGCCAGTATGGGTTACGATGGTAACACGTGTAATATGCACCTTAACGATTTAGCCAAAATTGTAAAAGAAGGTATTTGGAACGAAGATTTGGTTGGCCTTATCTTCCACACCATTGGTGTGAGCGATGGCATGGGCAACGGCACTCCGGGTATGCGCTACTCGTTAATAAGCCGCGATGTTATTGCCGATTCAATTGAAGCAGTTACCGGTGCCCAATATTATGACGGCCTGATTACCCTGCCCGGTTGCGATAAAAACATGCCGGGATCGATCATTGCTATGGGTCGTTTAAACCGTCCGTCAATCATGGTGTACGGTGGCACTATTCACCCGGGCCATTGGAAGGGTGAAGACCTGAACATCGTATCGGCATTTGAAGCTTTGGGTAAAAAGATTGCCGGCACTATTAGTCCGGAGGATTATATAGGTGTTATTAAAAATGCTTGCCCAAGCGCAGGCGCCTGTGGCGGTGTATATACAGCCAATACCATGGCAGCCGCTATTGAGGCGTTAGGCATGAGCTTGCCTTACTCATCAAGCAACCCGGCTTTGAGCGACGAAAAGAAAGCCGAGTGTTTGGCAGCCGGTAAAGCCATCAAAATATTATTAGAAAAAGATATTAAGCCAAGTGATATCATGACCCGCAAAGCATTCGAGAATGCGATGGTGATCATTATGGTATTAGGCGGCAGCACCAACGCGGTATTGCACATGATAGCCATGGCAAAAAGTGTTGATGTTAAGGTTACCCAGGATGATTTCCAAAGCATCAGCGACCGTATCCCAGTATTAGCCGATATGAAGCCAAGCGGTAAGTATATGATGACCGACCTGCACAATGTTGGCGGCGTACCCGCAGTAATGAAATACTGCCTTAGCCAGGGTTGGTTACACGGCGATTGCCTTACCGTAACCGGCAAAACCGTAGCCGAAAATTTGGCTGATGTTCCTGAACTTGATTTTGATACGCAAAAAATTATATGGCCTGTTGAAGCACCGGTAAAAACTACCGGTCACCTGCAAATACTTTACGGAAACTTAGCCGAAGGTGGTAGTGTAGCCAAAATTAGCGGTAAAGAGGGCGAAAAATTTGAAGGTCCTGCCCGTGTTTTTGATGGAGAATTTGACTTGATTGATGGTATACAAACCGGCCGGGTTAAAGCCGGCGACGTGGTAGTGATACGCAATGTAGGCCCAATAGGCGCACCCGGAATGCCGGAAATGCTAAAACCAACATCGGCCATATTTGGTGCGGGTTTAGGTGCCTCGGTAGCCTTAATAACCGACGGCCGCTTTAGCGGTGGCACCCATGGTTTTGTGGTAGGCCACATCACCCCCGAATCATATCGTGGTGGCACCATAGCCCTGGTAAAAGACGAAGACCGCATTGAAATTGATGCCACTAAAAACAGCATCAACTTAATGATAAGCGAAGAGGAACTGGCCGCCCGCAAAGCAGCCTGGCAGCAACCGCCACTACGTGTTACCAAAGGCTTACTATACCGCTATGCCAAAACCGTAAGCACCGCCGCCGAGGGTTGCGTAACGGACGAAATAGCGTAA
- the purU gene encoding formyltetrahydrofolate deformylase codes for MIIIIQCRDRVGLVSAISGALSKAGLNIINMDEYVDKAENRFFVRLNVEQPDGTTLHEDDLKPLLPDDAVVTINPSPEKKIVVMVTKEYHCLADILVRNYFKTLGATVQAVIGNHNVLQDICQRFGVPFHYISHEQESKAHFEDAIVDTINNYNPDYVVLAKFMRILSPEFVARFPMRVINIHHSFLPAFIGANPYRQAYNRGVKIIGATAHFVTNDLDEGPIISQQTIHVNHSYTAQDMMKAGREVETSVLANALQLVLHDRVFVYKNKTVVFE; via the coding sequence ATGATCATAATAATTCAATGCCGCGACCGCGTAGGGCTGGTGTCGGCCATATCGGGTGCGCTGAGTAAGGCCGGGCTCAACATTATTAATATGGATGAGTATGTGGACAAGGCCGAGAACCGGTTTTTTGTAAGGCTGAATGTTGAGCAACCCGACGGCACCACTTTGCACGAAGACGATCTGAAACCTTTGCTGCCCGATGATGCCGTAGTAACCATCAATCCATCGCCCGAAAAGAAAATTGTGGTAATGGTAACCAAGGAGTACCATTGCCTGGCCGATATACTGGTACGTAATTATTTTAAAACACTTGGCGCAACCGTGCAGGCCGTAATTGGTAACCACAATGTATTGCAGGATATTTGCCAGCGTTTTGGCGTGCCTTTCCATTATATATCGCACGAGCAGGAAAGCAAAGCTCACTTTGAGGATGCAATAGTTGATACCATTAATAATTATAACCCCGATTATGTGGTGCTGGCCAAATTCATGCGCATTTTGTCGCCCGAGTTTGTGGCGCGGTTCCCAATGCGGGTTATTAATATACACCACTCGTTTTTGCCGGCCTTTATAGGTGCCAATCCGTACAGGCAAGCGTACAATCGTGGCGTGAAAATTATAGGAGCCACCGCCCACTTTGTAACTAACGATTTAGACGAAGGCCCAATCATTTCGCAACAAACCATTCATGTTAATCATTCTTACACAGCTCAAGACATGATGAAGGCTGGTCGCGAGGTCGAAACATCGGTTTTGGCAAACGCTTTGCAGTTGGTTTTACACGACAGGGTATTTGTGTATAAAAATAAAACAGTGGTATTTGAGTAA
- a CDS encoding DUF2314 domain-containing protein: protein MKKLFVYAGLLLLSLQACNNTSTKKPDTVVGLVKEDRTFLALKDTAQSKMSQFVDSLKRHADDEKNYIFAVKSDFVDKGEHEHMWSRVFALQNGTFQGMLVDSPYVIKNIKIQDEVTVPLKDVEDWVIYDEVHHKKLGSFSSEYLKSKR, encoded by the coding sequence ATGAAAAAGCTATTTGTATATGCGGGTTTATTGTTACTGAGCTTACAAGCTTGTAACAATACATCCACCAAGAAACCTGATACAGTCGTAGGGCTTGTGAAAGAAGATAGGACATTTTTGGCGCTTAAAGATACTGCTCAATCGAAAATGAGTCAGTTTGTTGACAGTTTGAAACGCCATGCAGATGATGAAAAGAATTACATTTTTGCTGTAAAATCAGACTTTGTTGACAAGGGCGAACATGAACATATGTGGTCAAGGGTTTTCGCTCTGCAAAACGGCACTTTTCAAGGCATGCTGGTCGACTCTCCCTATGTGATCAAAAACATCAAGATACAGGATGAGGTAACTGTACCTTTGAAAGATGTGGAAGATTGGGTTATATATGATGAAGTGCATCACAAAAAGCTGGGTAGCTTTTCATCAGAATACCTAAAAAGTAAGAGATAA
- a CDS encoding YceH family protein, with amino-acid sequence MDYSQSLPKLSAEEIRVLGSMMEKSRTTPDYYPMTINSLTAACNQKSSRKPVVNYDEDTVVRTLDTLKKKGLVSTATGGSSRAIKYKHNFAIVFPVIPSEVAIICLLLLRGPQTPGELNTNSGRMYEFESLDDVQEALEKLSSGDVPYLTPLPRRTGQKETRYMHLLGESLDMSEYDEPEGNSSSSSNSSVSALEERVSKLEEELATMRTEFDKLMKELMG; translated from the coding sequence ATGGATTACTCGCAAAGCTTGCCTAAACTCAGTGCCGAAGAAATACGCGTGTTAGGCTCCATGATGGAAAAAAGCCGTACCACGCCCGATTATTATCCCATGACTATTAACAGTTTAACGGCGGCCTGCAATCAAAAATCGTCGCGCAAGCCTGTTGTTAATTATGATGAAGATACGGTGGTGCGCACGCTCGATACATTGAAGAAAAAAGGTTTGGTTTCAACCGCCACGGGTGGGAGCAGTCGTGCTATTAAGTACAAGCATAACTTTGCTATCGTTTTCCCGGTAATACCATCCGAAGTGGCCATTATTTGTTTGCTATTGCTCCGTGGCCCCCAAACTCCGGGCGAACTGAACACCAACTCGGGCCGTATGTATGAGTTTGAAAGTTTAGACGATGTGCAGGAAGCTTTAGAAAAACTAAGCAGTGGCGATGTTCCATATCTTACCCCATTGCCACGACGTACCGGTCAAAAAGAAACCCGTTATATGCATTTGCTTGGCGAATCGCTGGATATGTCAGAATATGACGAACCTGAAGGCAATTCATCATCAAGTTCCAATTCATCTGTTAGCGCACTCGAAGAACGTGTTAGCAAACTGGAAGAAGAATTGGCTACGATGCGTACCGAATTTGATAAATTGATGAAAGAATTAATGGGATAA